The Ascaphus truei isolate aAscTru1 chromosome 11, aAscTru1.hap1, whole genome shotgun sequence genome includes a window with the following:
- the RAB11FIP3 gene encoding rab11 family-interacting protein 3 — MRMERGHLRTAWGLGGSLDADYLEGQHMGPTGGLTCPQQVGGSFLVQKWEGPASLQPRLEEQDEQGEIMPEPEESSLLPQGLQGTGRGQVGETVGGGHWVGDECGRFNLYTLDWTPQSAQMPLSQIHLPPESDQMPQSQTNLPLETNQMPLSQTYLPPETRKMLLSQTILPHKKDQLPLYSGSPFQSEQLPLSETTLPHDSDQLPQLTVVSPLETGQMPQFITSLPPEIGRMPQFAWSLALQRDLMPISPASLPPETQKLPLSGNCLTHNGEQLPLSDICLPHDTDRLPLFPLDSFVDSYQLPQSNNTLPHETEQLPIFTWDWALSTDPMPLPVTDLPPEAGKLPLCDAEDPFSIFRLDTPLESEQLSPETAGLSLSADLQSLSDLFSCMVADQLPPSQKDRDPLYDVTGQLPLSQVDTVLETEQLPPINVTAPLPLSQSHVPLETDQSPILGTPGQLPCTQADLPHESRQLPLPSVSDQLPLIHSDQLAFSCLVREPGRGPLLNGTDQPPLYHVDTLLEAGQLPQSCKRSPYKTDYLPPPDAADQIPQSELDSPLKRNRLPPKDVTDQQALCISDSYYEPHLLAQSLSASPIETCQLPLSDSDSLTESNQLPHAESDTPREINQLPLIVVTDSFDLLDQSSENTPLPSSNAKKQLPRSRADLLLETSQLPLAQVDTPLQTALFPPGDTTGQFSQSDPLHDSTQLPSRDVTGQMSQMDSPFENTHLPPFSAPSQLPLSQTDSPLEPTQLPRCDVTTPHQPADPPLPAVPCATPLYGEGDLDSGLPLDAGPSGFGDELSRLRAVFDALDRDKDGFVKMEDFVQFATVYGAEQVKELTGYLDPAGLGVINFRDFYRGISEIQNEDLDMQLYDMGYPTEEEPPACSVDFDDFAAYEVRPSVLGSGGWKGLIGRCSAG; from the coding sequence ATGAGGATGGAGAGGGGTCACCTGAGGACTGCCTGGGGGTTGGGGGGCAGCTTGGACGCAGACTATCTCGAGGGGCAGCACATGGGGCCAACTGGGGGCCTGACCTGCCCCCAGCAGGTGGGGGGCAGTTTCTTGGTGCAAAAGTGGGAAGGACCTGCCTCCTTGCAGCCCAGGCTGGAAGAACAGGATGAGCAGGGTGAGATTATGCCTGAGCCAGAAGAATCATCATTGTTGCCCCAGGGGCTGCAAGGGACAGGACGGGGGCAGGTGGGAGAGACTGTGGGAggtgggcactgggtgggggACGAATGTGGCCGCTTTAACCTTTATACGTTGGATTGGACCCCTCAATCTGCCCAGATGCCCCTGTCTCAGATTCATTTACCTCCTGAATCTGACCAGATGCCCCAGTCACAGACTAATTTGCCCCTCGAAACTAACCAGAtgcccctgtcacagacctaTTTACCCCCTGAAACTAGGAAAATGCTCCTATCACAGACCATTTTGCCCCATAAAAAAGACCAATTGCCCCTTTACTCGGGCTCACCCTTTCAATCTGAACAGTTGCCCCTCTCTGAGACCACATTACCCCATGACAGTGACCAACTGCCCCAGCTTACAGTGGTTTCTCCCTTAGAAACTGGCCAGATGCCCCAGTTTATAACCAGTTTGCCCCCTGAAATAGGCCGGATGCCCCAGTTTGCTTGGAGCTTGGCCCTACAAAGGGACTTGATGCCCATTTCTCCTGCCAGTTTACCCCCTGAAACTCAAAAACTGCCCCTGTCTGGAAATTGTTTGACCCATAACGGTGAGCAATTACCCCTATCTGATATCTGTTTGCCCCATGACACAGACCGCCTGCCCCTATTCCCCTTGGACTCATTCGTAGATTCTTACCAATTGCCCCAGTCTAACAACACTTTGCCCCATGAAACCGAACAGCTGCCCATATTTACATGGGACTGGGCACTCAGCACTGACCCGATGCCCCTGCCTGTGACTGATTTACCCCCTGAGGCTGGCAAACTGCCCCTTTGTGATGCAGAAGATCCGTTTTCAATTTTCCGGTTGGATACCCCACTAGAATCTGAGCAGTTATCCCCTGAAACTGCCGGCCTGTCCCTATCAGCTGACCTCCAGTCCTTATCTGACCTCTTCTCATGTATGGTAGCCGACCAGCTACCCCCATCCCAAAAGGACCGTGACCCGCTGTATGACGTAACCGGCCAATTACCCCTCTCCCAAGTGGACACAGTCTTGGAAACTGAACAATTGCCCCCGATTAATGTAACTGCCCCACTGCCCCTGTCTCAATCACATGTACCCTTGGAAACTGACCAGTCACCCATTCTCGGTACACCTGGTCAGTTGCCCTGTACTCAGGCTGATTTACCCCATGAAAGTAGGCAGCTTCCCCTTCCAAGCGTAAGTGACCAATTGCCCCTGATTCATTCAGACCAATTGGCTTTCTCCTGTTTGGTCCGTGAACCTGGCCGGGGACCCCTTCTTAATGGGACTGACCAACCACCCCTGTACCATGTGGACACGTTGTTGGAAGCTGGCCAGTTACCCCAGTCTTGTAAACGCTCTCCTTATAAAACAGACTATTTGCCCCCTCCTGATGCTGCTGACCAAATACCCCAGTCTGAATTGGACTCTCCCCTTAAAAGGAACCGGTTGCCCCCAAAAGATGTTACGGACCAGCAGGCCCTGTGTATTTCTGACTCCTACTATGAACCCCACCTCTTGGCCCAATCCCTCTCCGCTTCACCCATTGAAACATGCCAGTTGCCCCTGTCTGATTCCGACTCATTGACTGAAAGTAACCAGTTGCCCCATGCTGAATCGGATACCCCCAGGGAAATAAACCAGTTGCCATTGATTGTTGTAACCGATTCCTTTGATCTGTTGGACCAGTCCAGTGAAAACACGCCGCTGCCCTCATCGAACGCAAAAAAACAGTTGCCCCGGTCCCGAGCAGACTTGCTCCTTGAAACCTCTCAGTTGCCCCTGGCTCAAGTTGACACACCTCTTCAAACTGCCCTGTTTCCCCCAGGTGACACAACAGGTCAATTTTCCCAATCGGATCCACTCCATGACAGCACCCAGTTACCCTCACGAGATGTAACGGGGCAGATGTCTCAAATGGACTCACCCTTTGAAAATACCCACTTGCCCCCATTTAGTGCGCCTAGCCAGTTGCCCCTGTCTCAAACAGACTCACCCCTGGAACCTACCCAGTTGCCCCGATGTGATGTCACTACACCACATCAGCCTGCTGACCCTCCCCTCCCAGCTGTGCCCTGCGCCACCCCTCTGTACGGGGAGGGTGACCTGGACTCGGGGTTGCCCCTGGACGCTGGCCCCTCCGGTTTCGGGGACGAGCTTTCCCGTCTCCGTGCTGTGTTCGACGCTCTGGACCGCGATAAAGATGGCTTTGTGAAGATGGAGGACTTTGTGCAGTTTGCTACTGTGTATGGAGcagagcag